The genomic window GCCTGCCGTGCGAAAGGCGGGTCAGAATTGGATAGAGAGTTGAgaaaaacacaagagaagacAAGTTTTGTTTGGTACAAACTGTTTGGCAGATGCTGGGAATTACAGTAACACAGGAGGAGGAGATGGCCACATTCTCCAGCGTCCTACCCAATCTTCAAAAGCGTGCCTAATGTCTTGAGGAGAACAAAAGAACACACTACCACCAATGATGTGATGTATGTAAATGCTGTTGAGAATTAGATAAATAAATTGGATTGCGTGAGCCCAAACAAAGGTAGGCGGGCATGGACGGATTGTTTGACTTACTGGTCGAACCATGATAAACACCACCAACAATAGTTCGCACGCAAAAGTCAGAGACACACAGTgttagagatagagagagatgaaaagagaGAAGGGCACTTGAAATTCCATCATACACACactgtagagagagaaaggaatgaaaagaGAGATGGGCACTTGCAAAAGTTGGAATTCTATAAGAAGTGATCGACATTAGTAATTGCTCAATATATTTTCTGTTTCAGACACACATggcagaaagagaaaagaagaaaaatttcacACTGAGAAGCCACTTTCCTTCATCTTACAAGGCTTAAAGATAAAAGATTAAAGTGAGCaaatgcgtgtgtgtgtgtgtgcgcgagagagagagagaaagagcccgAGAGCACTCGGCTTTCCAGACACGGAGAGGGAGAGTgggtgagaaaaaaaagatcagaAGAGACAACTTTGAGAAGGAGACGCTGGCTTTCAACACTTGGCAGTCGAGTCCACCGCCCCTCTGCACTTTGCTTCTGCCCCGCTTCCAGAAGCGCCTGCACATTCCAAACACCAAAACCTCTCAAAACACACAAACTAAAACGACAACGACAAAAAAACTGAGTCACTTCCGAATCTTTAACTTTTCAATAAATTAGCTCATTTCAACGACCAGTCTGTAAGTGGCTGGTGCATGCacatggcatatatatatatatatatatatatatatatatatatatatgaaatctgTCTTGGATCCATCAACGGgccccaattttttttagccAAATGATTTATTTCAGCACGTGGATTACATATCTCTAGTAGTGGGGCCGATCCACTTGAAGCCCATTCCCTGTGTGGCCAATACTGCCAACATGATAAATATGGGCCTACAAAAGCTGAATCAAAATCCCAACCACCAACCATATAGTATGGGCACCAAAAAGATATTAAAAGATCTTCATTTATCAAGAACATGGTGGTGCCACACCAGAAAGACGAAGAGATGATTGCTTTGGTGTATACCAGCAACTTGGTACcaattttcattataaatatcCTTCTTGGAATATGCAAAATGtgatagttttcattttaaaccATTTGTTTCGAATTCTTTTCCTGTAAAAACCAGAAGAGGCTGGCTGTTGAATGGGGACGAAgcagaagaaagcaagaaaaaatccGACGGCTGCTGTTTACTCACCGCGCAGACTGGATAAATCGGAGCTCTTCATAACACGCAACCTCTTGACACAGCTCACAAACATCCTGTCACACAGAAAAGTAGGAATTGAGAGACCATCGGaaaactccaaaaccaaaacacAGGCCACCAAGTTATTCATTGATATAACTATAAACTAGATGACGCTTTGACAAGTCGTCCCACCAATCGGTCAAAGCAGTGGAAGGGTGATGCGAATTGGGTCCGTAACACATCCCCCATGAATTCAGCCCCAAATCACTCCtcctccaatatatatatatatatacattatttaAATCTGTCGGATGCCAAATGTTATCCAACGACTAAAAGATGAAATCTTCCTGTTGAAAGCATCATAGACTATTGCTAATACTCCTCAAGCAACTGTTTTTCATGatgaattctcattttttatccGTGGCAACATTTTATCATCAACAATAAGattgaaactatatatatatatatatatatatatatatatatatatatatatatattagactACCAACTTAAGACATTAAAAAGTCATGTTGACACATTTTACCATCAACAGTAAGATTGAAACTAGACACCTAGGAAAGCATTTcgaaaataaagaaagacaaaagtttGCTGATATGAAAAGTTTCAATGGTAGACTTTTGTCTAATTACAATTGAAATCTAACCTATCATCTCAAAAAAGTCCTTTTGGAAGTCAATCCAGAAACTTTAACCACAAAGATTAAAGTTTAAACTTCTAAAGAAGTTAAGAAAGAAGATTTTACGGAGTATACTGCtcaaaaagtgaagaaatttaCTTTTTTCACATATAATAAAAACATTCCAGCTTATTCCACACAGAAGTGGCTAATCAACAGTAAGGGTAGGCGTCTTGGAGTCAacaaggaataaaaaaaatgtctccCATACATCAGAACAGCAAAATTCGAACTCGATCCCGAAGACCCGACAGAACCATtaaacaaaggaaaataaacaaaaaccaaTCGACAAAAACTCATCATGCACGAGTATTTCATACTTAATTTCAACACGGCATGAGTCATCTAATTAAACTAGAATTAAAAATTTCACAACCACTCTcttaaaatttgttattttatcaCTTTTTCATCATCATATACTTATAATAGTATAATACTTCATATCAGAGAGAAGAAAAGTGTGGAAGGAAGAAAACAGGGGGAGCACAGGAATCCTACCTCCATGGCACATCACCAACCAGCATCCGATCACCTTCATTGTCTTCATAAACCAGGGTATATTCTCCGCTGCCGTCCAACAACCCTGTAATGGGCTTCTCTTCTTTACTACCGCCATGGCTTCCATCTGCGAGATTTCTTTGAGCTAAACCAATaacagaaagaaacaaataagaatagattaaaaaaatattgttttcaccTTCCGATACAAAAAGAAGGTAGCAGATTCTGTTACCTGCAAGAAGGCCTCGGAATAGTTCATCAACGGCGACGGCGAGCTTGCCGTAACTGTCATAAGCATTAAGATCAACCTTCCTCCCAATAGGCACCCCGTCCATGTTTATCTTCACAAATAGCCCGCTCTTAGGAACCTCTGTGTTCCTTCCATTGATGGGATCTGCAGTGCTCTGTTTTTCTGGTGGGGGTTTAGAGGAGCTAGCAGCAAAATTCTTCCTGAATGATCTCAAAGGTGGCCAACCGACTACGGCCCtgcttttttcaaaaaaaaaataaaaggaaagtcATGTTAGGATCCGAAGGAAATTTGAACTTTAGCTTATTATCTTTTCCGTGTTTTTGCTAATCATTCAACAAGTAATTGCCTTATTTTTTTGGCTAAAACCTAACCGTTATATGTAATTTATAAtctaaaaaacaaacaaacaaactttTGGCAGGGAAAGAACTGCAAGGCCTAGGATAATACTCTTAAATAAACGGAAATTTGTAG from Nymphaea colorata isolate Beijing-Zhang1983 chromosome 6, ASM883128v2, whole genome shotgun sequence includes these protein-coding regions:
- the LOC116255503 gene encoding auxin-responsive protein IAA7-like isoform X2, with translation MERENGVDEKSGRTLFELVPGEKEGPKAGKKLEGFRGLEEKDLGPRTRETELRLGLPGDWVERETHLSDHQSLEDISKLPKGANSVGAKRVFSDTLDGFSTKQESFQNKSGCFPPWSSPTPPAPASSVLPNNQPTFLSFTTNHGVQNIMKEPASNVTKQEQRAVVGWPPLRSFRKNFAASSSKPPPEKQSTADPINGRNTEVPKSGLFVKINMDGVPIGRKVDLNAYDSYGKLAVAVDELFRGLLAAQRNLADGSHGGSKEEKPITGLLDGSGEYTLVYEDNEGDRMLVGDVPWRMFVSCVKRLRVMKSSDLSSLRGASGSGAEAKCRGAVDSTAKC
- the LOC116255503 gene encoding auxin-responsive protein IAA2-like isoform X1, which translates into the protein MERENGVDEKSGRTLFELVPGEKEGPKAGKKLEGFRGLEEKDLGPRTRETELRLGLPGDWVERETHLSDHQSLEDISKLPKGANSVGAKRVFSDTLDGFSTKQESFQNKSGCFPPWSSPTPPAPASSVLPNNQPTFLSFTTNHGVQNIMKEPASNVTKQEQSRAVVGWPPLRSFRKNFAASSSKPPPEKQSTADPINGRNTEVPKSGLFVKINMDGVPIGRKVDLNAYDSYGKLAVAVDELFRGLLAAQRNLADGSHGGSKEEKPITGLLDGSGEYTLVYEDNEGDRMLVGDVPWRMFVSCVKRLRVMKSSDLSSLRGASGSGAEAKCRGAVDSTAKC